From one Saccharomyces cerevisiae S288C chromosome XVI, complete sequence genomic stretch:
- the COA2 gene encoding Coa2p (Cytochrome oxidase assembly factor; null mutation results in respiratory deficiency with specific loss of cytochrome oxidase activity; functions downstream of assembly factors Mss51p and Coa1p and interacts with assembly factor Shy1p), with protein MRAVTRNKIVNNLYFSTFLIAFASVAIGSVLPCPAHSVDSDSPAVQQHKLQLAHEQELKRKDALSKKI; from the coding sequence ATGAGAGCAGTCACTAGAAACAAAATAGTCAATAACCTATACTTTTCTACATTTCTCATTGCATTCGCATCAGTGGCCATCGGTTCTGTGCTGCCATGTCCAGCACATTCAGTGGATTCTGATTCACCAGCTGTACAGCAACACAAGCTTCAGCTTGCTCATGAGCAGGAGTTAAAGAGGAAGGATGCTTTAAGTAAAAAGATTTAA
- the GUP2 gene encoding putative O-acyltransferase (Probable membrane protein; possible role in proton symport of glycerol; member of the MBOAT family of putative membrane-bound O-acyltransferases; homolog of the mammalian Hedgehog pathway modulator HHAT; GUP2 has a paralog, GUP1, that arose from the whole genome duplication), whose protein sequence is MSMLRIWSCIVHFFSVQALDSRIKPDIEFKRRQRIFINSSKEENGSSSSAVTVTRNPVLSSNSPSPPLWNTWEFRLYYLAFTVVVPFMIKAALATSSESNPNYYKFSGLLAHGWILGRKVDNSDPQYRFFRSNFFLLAILILLQIILKKVFVKFSKIPKTKFDFACGLVFVCFMYGINSVKLFTHAFIFFTLAHSLKRKRLIAAFAIWSYGIFTLFINQKMKNLPFNNIAIILSPMDQWYKGIVPRWDFFFNFTLLRLLSYSMDFLERWHEQLSRQPSIDYDDRRPEFRKSLSGSTLQTIYESGKNVLEEKERLVAEHHIQDYNFINFIAYITYAPLFLVGPIITFNDYLYQSENKLPSLTKKNIGFYALKVFSSLLLMEIILHYIYVGAIARTKAWNNDTPLQQAMIALFNLNIMYLKLLIPWRLFRLWAMVDGIDAPENMLRCVDNNYSTVGFWRAWHTSFNKWVIRYIYVPFGGSNNKILTSFAVFSFVAIWHDIQLRVLFWGWLTVLLLLGETYITNCFSRYRFRSWYRFVCGIGAAINICMMMIINVYGFCLGAEGTKLLLKGIFNNSHSPEFLTAVMVSLFIAVQVMFEIREEEKRHGINLKC, encoded by the coding sequence ATGTCGATGTTAAGAATCTGGAGTTGCATCgtacatttcttttccgTGCAGGCACTTGATTCACGAATAAAGCCAGACATTGAATTCAAAAGGCGACAAAGGATATTTATCAATTCAtctaaagaagagaatGGTTCATCTTCTAGTGCCGTTACTGTTACCCGTAACCCTGTGCTCAGCTCTAATAGCCCATCTCCTCCGCTATGGAATACATGGGAATTTAGACTATATTATTTGGCGTTCACCGTAGTAGTTCCTTTCATGATAAAGGCGGCATTGGCTACGAGCTCCGAGTCTAATCCAAACTACTATAAATTCAGCGGACTGCTAGCCCATGGTTGGATTCTGGGCCGCAAAGTGGATAACAGCGATCCTCAGTATAGGTTTTTTAgatccaatttttttttgttggcCATCTTAATATTACTACAAattatattaaaaaagGTTTTTGTTAAATTTAGTAAAATTccgaaaacaaaattcGATTTTGCGTGTGGATTAGTTTTTGTCTGTTTCATGTACGGGATCAATTCTGTTAAGCTCTTTACGCatgcttttattttcttcactttgGCACATTCGCTAAAGAGAAAGCGTTTGATAGCCGCTTTTGCGATTTGGTCCTATGGTATCTTTACACTATTCAtcaatcaaaaaatgaaaaatctcCCCTTTAATAATATTGCTATCATCCTAAGTCCCATGGATCAATGGTATAAGGGTATCGTTCCTCGATgggatttttttttcaattttacaTTATTGCGTTTGTTAAGTTACTCCATGgattttttggaaagatGGCATGAACAATTGAGCCGCCAACCTTCGATAGATTACGATGATAGACGACCTGAATTCAGAAAAAGTTTATCTGGTTCTACTCTACAAACCATTTATGAGTCAGGTAAGAATGTTCTGGAGGAAAAGGAACGACTGGTAGCAGAACATCACATCCAGGATTACaactttatcaattttatcGCTTATATTACTTACGCGCCATTGTTTTTAGTGGGCCCAATTATCACTTTTAATGACTACCTTTATCAATCAGAAAATAAGCTTCCTTCGCtaacgaaaaaaaacataGGCTTCTATGCCCTCAAAGTATTTTCGAGTTTGCTTTTGATGGAAATTATCCTACATTATATCTATGTGGGTGCAATAGCAAGGACCAAGGCATGGAACAATGATACACCCTTGCAACAGGCTATGATCGCGCTGTTCAACTTGAACATTATGTATTTAAAACTTTTGATCCCATGGAGGCTCTTTCGGCTGTGGGCCATGGTCGATGGTATTGATGCACCTGAAAATATGCTACGATGTGTGGATAATAATTATAGTACAGTGGGATTCTGGAGAGCCTGGCATACAAGTTTTAACAAGTGGGTAATCCGTTACATCTATGTTCCATTTGGCGGGTCcaataacaaaatattaACGAGCTTTGCCGTATTCTCATTTGTAGCAATATGGCATGACATCCAATTACGAGTGTTGTTTTGGGGGTGGTTAACAGTCCTTTTATTATTAGGCGAAACCTACATTACTAACTGTTTTAGTAGATATAGATTCAGAAGCTGGTACAGGTTTGTTTGCGGTATCGGTGCTGCAATAAATATTTGcatgatgatgattattAATGTCTATGGATTTTGCTTGGGTGCAGAGGGAACGAAGCTTCTATTGAAGGGCATATTTAACAATTCACATAGTCCGGAGTTTTTGACTGCGGTAATGGTAAGCCTATTTATTGCTGTTCAGGTAATGTTTGAGAttagagaagaagaaaaaagacaTGGCATCAACTTGAAATGTTGA
- the MRN1 gene encoding Mrn1p (mRNA-binding protein; binds to the 3'UTR of cell wall-related mRNAs and destabilizes these mRNAs during stress, acting antagonistically to Nab6p; links cell wall homeostasis to mitochondrial structure and function; binds specific categories of mRNAs, including those that contain upstream open reading frames (uORFs) and internal ribosome entry sites (IRES); interacts genetically with chromatin remodelers and splicing factors, linking chromatin state, splicing and as a result mRNA maturation): MVVSYNNNNNNNNNNNNNNISNNNNNNNMFPPFPSSDDFAMYQQSSSSGPYQETYASGPQNFGDAVYPMNGNFTLLPSDFTREPNDSFFYENDGIFDYQRIQQQPTQFQTKQRNDSQQQRFSQEQNFEIDNEVVHNNNRYYEYERSSNEVSPFDDENPNVLSDGMSPTIMATATAVTNANAPLPVNAQANNPLNFTSAPSRTVYLGNVPPNLSVKELLDHVRSGVVEDVKIIPEKMCAFVSFIDESAALLFHSDAILKRLNIGDRDIKIGWGKPTRIDPIVAARISTDGATRNVYIGRMTIEGEESHLSEEQLRVDLEEYGEIDCIKIIKEKGIAFIHFASILNAIKVVTNLPIRNPYYQNKRIFYGKDRCAFITKTQQHNAAQFLGVQPGMEHMIEFSDREFISNALLQQSAAAAAIATSAGGPNNLGNRTVYLGSLPKDVKIEEICNAVRGGLLQSIKLLNDRYVCFVTFIDPTAAAQFYAMSSLYGFTVQKKRCKVGWGKHSGPLPNALALAVSNGASRNVYVGNIDFVGDSLRDERVFTESNLRHIFQQYGEVEQINFLPEKNCCFINYTNISNAILALDKIKSNPYFKDLKINFGKDRCGNVPHQSR, encoded by the coding sequence ATGGTGGTTTCttataacaataataataacaataacaataacaataacaataataatatcagtaataataataacaataataacatgTTCCctccttttccttcttccGATGACTTTGCAATGTATCAACAGTCCAGTTCTTCCGGCCCTTACCAAGAAACTTATGCGAGTGGCCCTCAAAACTTTGGCGATGCTGTGTATCCTATGAATGGTAATTTTACTCTTTTACCATCCGACTTTACACGAGAGCCTAATGATTCGTTCTTTTACGAGAATGACGGAATTTTTGATTATCAGCGTATTCAACAGCAACCAACTCAATTCCAGACAAAGCAGCGAAATGATTCACAACAGCAACGGTTTTCACAGGAACAAAATTTCGAAATTGATAACGAAGTTGTCCACAATAACAATCGTTATTATGAATATGAAAGGTCATCAAATGAAGTCTCTCCTTTTGATGATGAGAATCCAAATGTGTTATCTGATGGCATGTCACCCACTATTATGGCAACTGCAACTGCAGTAACCAACGCAAATGCGCCTTTACCAGTTAATGCACAAGCCAATAAtcctttgaattttacATCGGCCCCAAGTAGAACTGTTTATTTGGGTAATGTGCCACCAAACCTAAGCGTTAAAGAGTTATTGGATCATGTCAGAAGTGGTGTCGTTGAAGACGTCAAAATCATACCTGAAAAGATGTGTGCATTCGTTTCGTTTATAGATGAAAGTGCTGCACTATTGTTCCATTCAGACGCAATTTTAAAGCGCTTGAACATCGGTGACAGGGATATCAAAATCGGGTGGGGGAAACCAACTCGAATTGATCCTATTGTAGCGGCTAGAATCTCTACGGACGGTGCCACAAGAAATGTATACATTGGCCGTATGACGATTGAAGGCGAAGAATCACATTTATCTGAGGAGCAATTGAGGGTTGATTTAGAAGAATATGGTGAAATTGACTGtataaaaattatcaaGGAAAAGGGAATCGCCTTTATTCATTTTGCGTCTATTTTAAATGCTATAAAAGTGGTTACGAATCTGCCAATTAGAAATCCATACTATCAAAATAAGAGAATATTTTATGGAAAGGACAGATGTGCATTTATTACCAAAACTCAACAACATAATGCGGCTCAATTTCTAGGTGTACAACCTGGTATGGAACATATGATAGAGTTTTCTGATCGTGAATTTATATCTAACGCTTTGTTACAACAGtctgctgctgctgctgcaATTGCTACATCTGCGGGCGGCCCCAATAACTTGGGTAACAGGACTGTTTACCTGGGCAGCTTGCCTAAGGATgttaaaattgaagaaatatgTAATGCAGTTCGTGGAGGTTTATTACAAAGTATAAAACTATTGAACGATCGATACGTCTGTTTTGTAAcattcattgatcctacTGCTGCTGCGCAGTTTTATGCAATGAGTTCTTTGTATGGATTCACAGTCCAGAAAAAACGTTGCAAAGTCGGCTGGGGTAAACACTCCGGCCCATTACCAAATGCGCTCGCCTTGGCAGTCAGTAATGGTGCCTCAAGAAATGTTTATGTGGGTAATATTGATTTTGTCGGCGATTCCCTAAGAGATGAACGTGTCTTCACCGAAAGCAACTTAAGACATATCTTTCAGCAATATGGGGAAGTGGAACAAATCAATTTCTTGCCTGAGAAGAACTGTTGTTTCATCAATTATACTAACATCAGTAATGCTATTTTAGCCTTAGACAAGATTAAGTCTAACCCCTATTTCAAAGATCTCAAAATAAACTTTGGCAAGGATAGATGTGGTAACGTCCCCCACCAATCACGTTAA
- the UIP4 gene encoding Uip4p (Protein required for nuclear envelope integrity; involved in distribution of nuclear pore complexes; interacts with Ulp1p, a Ubl (ubiquitin-like protein)-specific protease for Smt3p protein conjugates; detected in a phosphorylated state in the mitochondrial outer membrane; also detected in ER and nuclear envelope) has product MVTIVFDHPAEDFPELKIAGEFTNWEGVPMKINTSSGKWEYKFDESSVTKHNDKDKVHFKFIDQNGNWFADDEYPKEVDEHSNENNVATLNNEEDGGSAGEEKDEGDKTAHNTNENGSELYYEGPETPTPSLKGNVTFPSPKTAISQDGSAFAKETTRKERKYEHAPLNEVPVERDPKEENKELSPNFSQEQTENKQDKGLDNLSEGNDNDNTRVNEDTDVTDTQESEHEINGSDTENTDMSEQEEIQKIDKPADQNAKSIVKEGDANTEDYESVLKKLLGALGRFFGSWFSWLTTKMSSSEAS; this is encoded by the coding sequence ATGGTCACCATTGTATTTGATCATCCGGCGGAAGACTTTCCAGAGTTGAAGATCGCTGGGGAGTTTACCAATTGGGAAGGTGTACCcatgaaaataaataccAGTAGCGGGAAATGGGAATACAAATTTGATGAATCTTCGGTAACCAAACATAATGATAAAGATAAGGTacatttcaaatttatagATCAGAACGGTAACTGGTTTGCCGATGATGAGTATCCAAAGGAGGTGGACGAGCACAGCAATGAAAACAATGTTGCTACTTTAAATAACGAAGAGGACGGCGGAAGCGCtggtgaagaaaaggacGAGGGCGACAAAACTGCACACAATACAAATGAAAATGGGTCAGAGTTGTACTATGAGGGCCCTGAGACGCCAACTCCTTCTTTAAAAGGTAATGTAACGTTTCCTTCCCCTAAAACAGCTATTTCGCAAGATGGTTCTGCTTTTGCAAAAGAGACTACcaggaaagaaagaaagtaTGAACATGCTCCATTGAACGAAGTTCCAGTAGAAAGAGatccaaaagaagagaataaGGAGCTCTCTCCAAACTTTTCTCAGGAACAGACAGAGAATAAACAGGACAAAGGTTTAGACAATCTATCTGAAGgtaatgataatgataacaCAAGAGTTAATGAAGATACAGACGTCACCGACACGCAAGAATCAGAACATGAGATCAACGGTTCTGATACTGAAAATACGGATATGTCcgaacaagaagaaatacaGAAAATAGATAAACCCGCCGATCAAAACGCTAAGTCAATTGTAAAAGAAGGCGATGCCAATACTGAAGATTATGAAAgtgttttgaaaaagctaCTGGGAGCGTTAGGACGCTTTTTTGGCTCATGGTTTTCTTGGTTGACAACGAAAATGTCAAGCTCAGAGGCATCATAA
- the MF(ALPHA)1 gene encoding Mf(Alpha)1p (Alpha-factor mating pheromone made by alpha cells; interacts with mating type a cells to induce cell cycle arrest and other responses leading to mating; also encoded by MF(ALPHA)2, although MF(ALPHA)1 produces most alpha-factor; binds copper(II) ions), with the protein MRFPSIFTAVLFAASSALAAPVNTTTEDETAQIPAEAVIGYLDLEGDFDVAVLPFSNSTNNGLLFINTTIASIAAKEEGVSLDKREAEAWHWLQLKPGQPMYKREAEAEAWHWLQLKPGQPMYKREADAEAWHWLQLKPGQPMYKREADAEAWHWLQLKPGQPMY; encoded by the coding sequence ATGAGatttccttcaatttttaCTGCAGTTTTATTCGCAGCATCCTCCGCATTAGCTGCTCCAGTCAACACTACAACAGAAGATGAAACGGCACAAATTCCGGCTGAAGCTGTCATCGGTTACTTAGATTTAGAAGGGGATTTCGATGTTGCTGTTTTGCCATTTTCCAACAGCACAAATAACGGGTTATTGTTTATAAATACTACTATTGCCAGCATTGCtgctaaagaagaaggggTATCTTTGGATAAAAGAGAGGCTGAAGCTTGGCATTGGTTGCAACTAAAACCTGGCCAACCAATGTACAAGAGAGAAGCCGAAGCTGAAGCTTGGCATTGGCTGCAACTAAAGCCTGGCCAACCAATGTACAAAAGAGAAGCCGACGCTGAAGCTTGGCATTGGCTGCAACTAAAGCCTGGCCAACCAATGTACAAAAGAGAAGCCGACGCTGAAGCTTGGCATTGGTTGCAGTTAAAACCCGGCCAACCAATGTACTAA
- the POS5 gene encoding NADH kinase (Mitochondrial NADH kinase; preferentially phosphorylates NADH; required for the response to oxidative stress) — MFVRVKLNKPVKWYRFYSTLDSHSLKLQSGSKFVKIKPVNNLRSSSSADFVSPPNSKLQSLIWQNPLQNVYITKKPWTPSTREAMVEFITHLHESYPEVNVIVQPDVAEEISQDFKSPLENDPNRPHILYTGPEQDIVNRTDLLVTLGGDGTILHGVSMFGNTQVPPVLAFALGTLGFLSPFDFKEHKKVFQEVISSRAKCLHRTRLECHLKKKDSNSSIVTHAMNDIFLHRGNSPHLTNLDIFIDGEFLTRTTADGVALATPTGSTAYSLSAGGSIVSPLVPAILMTPICPRSLSFRPLILPHSSHIRIKIGSKLNQKPVNSVVKLSVDGIPQQDLDVGDEIYVINEVGTIYIDGTQLPTTRKTENDFNNSKKPKRSGIYCVAKTENDWIRGINELLGFNSSFRLTKRQTDND; from the coding sequence ATGTTTGTCAGGGTTAAATTGAATAAACCAGTAAAATGGTATAGGTTCTATAGTACGTTGGATTCACATTCCCTAAAGTTACAGAGCGGCTCGAAGtttgtaaaaataaagccAGTAAATAACTTGAGGAGTAGTTCATCAGCAGATTTCGTGTCCCCACCAAATTCCAAATTACAATCTTTAATCTGGCAGAACCCTTTACAAAATGTTTATATAACTAAAAAACCATGGACTCCATCCACAAGAGAAGCGATGGTTGAATTCATAACTCATTTACATGAGTCATACCCCGAGGTGAACGTCATTGTTCAACCCGATGTGGCAGAAGAAATTTCCCAGGATTTCAAATCTCCTTTGGAGAATGATCCCAACCGACCTCATATACTTTATACTGGTCCTGAACAAGATATCGTAAACAGAACAGACTTATTGGTGACATTGGGAGGTGATGGGACTATTTTACACGGCGTATCAATGTTCGGAAATACGCAAGTTCCTCCGGTTTTAGCATTTGCTCTGGGCACTCTGGGCTTTCTATCACCGTTTGATTTTAAGGAGCATAAAAAGGTCTTTCAGGAAGTAATCAGCTCTAGAGCCAAATGTTTGCATAGAACACGGCTAGAAtgtcatttgaaaaaaaaggatagCAACTCATCTATTGTGACCCATGCTATGAATGACATATTCTTACATAGGGGTAATTCCCCTCATCTCACTAACCTGGACATTTTCATTGATGGGGaatttttgacaagaaCGACAGCAGATGGTGTTGCATTGGCCACTCCAACGGGTTCCACAGCATATTCATTATCAGCAGGTGGATCTATTGTTTCCCCATTAGTCCCTGCTATTTTAATGACACCAATTTGTCCTCGCTCTTTGTCATTCCGACCACTGATTTTGCCTCATTCATCCCACATTAGGATAAAGATAGGTTCCAAATTGAACCAAAAACCAGTCAACAGTGTGGTAAAACTTTCTGTTGATGGTATTCCTCAACAGGATTTAGATGTTGGTGATGAAATTTATGTTATAAATGAGGTCGGCACTATATACATAGATGGTACTCAGCTTCCGACGACaagaaaaactgaaaatgactttaataattcaaaaaagcCTAAAAGGTCAGGGATTTATTGTGTCGCCAAGACCGAGAATGACTGGATTAGAGGAATCAATGAACTTTTAGGATTCAATTCTAGCTTTAGGCTGACCAAGAGACAGACTGATAATGATTAA
- the RTC6 gene encoding mitochondrial 54S ribosomal protein bL36m RTC6 (Protein involved in translation; mutants have defects in biogenesis of nuclear ribosomes; sequence similar to prokaryotic ribosomal protein L36, may be a mitochondrial ribosomal protein; protein abundance increases in response to DNA replication stress), whose protein sequence is MFLQTLRLTMPRMFLHMKPSPITITRACTVPSLLSVAAPQPALVAANRPLVFNRGFKVRTSVKKFCSDCYLVRRKGRVYIYCKSNKKHKQRQG, encoded by the coding sequence ATGTTTTTACAGACTCTCCGCCTAACTATGCCAAGGATGTTTTTGCACATGAAACCGTCCCCCATAACGATAACAAGGGCCTGCACAGTGCCCAGCCTCCTATCTGTTGCAGCTCCGCAACCAGCTCTTGTTGCAGCTAACAGACCTTTGGTTTTTAACAGAGGTTTCAAGGTCAGAACATCTGTCAAAAAGTTCTGCAGTGATTGCTACTTGGTAAGAAGAAAGGGAAGAGTATACATTTATTGCAAGTCGAATAAAAAACACAAACAGCGTCAAGGCTGA